A genomic segment from Fusarium fujikuroi IMI 58289 draft genome, chromosome FFUJ_chr04 encodes:
- a CDS encoding probable caspase: MSGYPGYNSGRYGPPQPQYHQQPQGNYYPPQPSYGSGYPQGQPSPQPPFGYQQQPPQQQYYSGPPPPQQQQQQYNGHYQQGPPQPNYASRPGGGPAPPPTAPQQFGHGAPNSYNFRYSNCTGRRKALLIGINYFNQRGQLRGCINDVRNMTAYLSEHFGYKREDMVILTDDQQNPMSQPTKQNILRAMHWLVKDARPNDSLFFHYSGHGGQTKDLDGDEDDGYDEVIYPVDFRQTGHITDDEMHRIMVRPLQAGVRLTAIFDSCHSGTALDLPYIYSTQGILKEPNLAKEAGQGLLGVISSYSQGDLGGVASNIFGFIKKAANGDEVRERNLRTKTSPADVIMWSGSKDDQTSADATIASQATGAMSWAFVTALKKSPQQSYVQLLNSIRDELATRYTQKPQLSCSHPLDTNLLFVM, encoded by the exons ATGTCGGGATATCCGGGTTACAATTCTGGCCGCTACGGCCCACCGCAACCCCAATACCATCAGCAGCCTCAGGGCAATTATTACCC ACCCCAACCTTCATACGGCAGTGGCTACCCGCAGGGccagccttctcctcagccGCCGTTTGGTTACCAACAACAGCCTCCCCAACAGCAGTACTACTCAgggcctcctcctcctcagcagcagcagcagcagtacaATGGCCACTACCAACAAGGACCTCCTCAACCTAATTACGCCTCGCGACCTGGTG GCGGCCCCGCTCCTCCTCCTACAGCACCTCAGCAATTCGGTCATGGCGCTCCCAATAGCTACAACTTCAGATACTCGAACTGCACCGGCAGGAGAAAAGCTCTTCTCATTGGAATCAACTACTTCAATCAGCGCGGTCAGCTCCGCGGCTGCATCAACGATGTTCGCAACATGACTGCTTATCTTTCCGAGCACTTTGGCTATAAGCGTGAGGATATGGTGATCCTTACCGATGATCAGCAGAACCCCATGAGCCAGCCAACCAAACAAAACATTCTTCGAGCTATGCATTGGCTAGTAAAAGATGCTCGACCTAACGATTCTTTATTCTTTCATTACTCAG GTCATGGTGGACAAACAAAGGATCTTGAtggcgacgaagacgatggctACGACGAAGTCATTTACCCGGTTGACTTCAGACAGACTGGCCATATCACCGACGACGAGATGCACCGCATCATGGTTCGCCCCCTACAAGCTGGTGTTCGCCTGACAGCAATCTTCGATTCGTGTCACTCTGGTACCGCCCTCGATCTGCCCTACATTTACTCCACGCAAGGCATTCTCAAGGAGCCCAATCTGGCCAAGGAAGCAGGACAAGGTCTGCTTGGTGTTATCTCCTCATATAGCCAGGGCGATCTTGGAGGCGTGGCCAGCAATATTTTCGGCTTTATCAAGAAAGCTGCCAATGGCGACGAGGTTCGCGAGCGCAACTTGAGGACAAAGACCTCTCCAGCCGACGTTATCATGTGGTCCGGCAGCAAAGACGATCAGACTTC TGCCGATGCAACTATCGCCTCCCAAGCTACCGGTGCCATGTCTTGGGCCTTCGTCACCGCGCTCAAGAAGAGTCCTCAGCAGAGCTACGTTCAGCTTCTGAACAGCATCCGTGACGAGCTCGCAACACGATACACCCAGAAGCCTCAGCTGTCGTGTAGTCACCCCCTTG ACACAAACCTACTATTCGTCATGTAA